Proteins co-encoded in one Anaerobaca lacustris genomic window:
- a CDS encoding type II secretion system protein: protein MGARKRSKRERAFTLIELLVVISIIAMLMALLFPVSRRARNQARAIACQAKLRQWGLIFKMYTDDNNGRWFQEDGRGGVPWLPETVSMWHGHPSLLFCPMAVREPPFEDAFSAWGKDGVVQKDGARIAVHGPASYGFNGHIHSLPRPLDPSWRVPPCWERCDVAGAGNVPVFFDSCYRVAWPQHPYGPPADPSPLAVLAEGYAMCIDRHSGGINMLFMDWSVRKVGLKELWTLKWHPQYDTAGPWTRAGGVEPEDWPAWMRQFKDY, encoded by the coding sequence ATGGGCGCGAGAAAGCGAAGCAAACGCGAGCGGGCGTTTACCCTGATCGAACTGCTCGTCGTCATCTCCATCATCGCGATGCTGATGGCTTTGCTGTTTCCCGTCTCACGCCGTGCAAGGAACCAGGCAAGGGCGATCGCGTGCCAGGCGAAGCTCCGTCAATGGGGCCTGATCTTCAAGATGTACACCGACGACAACAATGGACGTTGGTTCCAGGAAGATGGCAGGGGCGGCGTTCCTTGGTTGCCCGAGACTGTCTCGATGTGGCATGGCCATCCATCTCTCCTATTCTGTCCCATGGCCGTGCGCGAGCCCCCCTTTGAGGATGCATTCTCTGCATGGGGCAAGGATGGCGTGGTTCAAAAGGACGGGGCAAGAATTGCGGTGCACGGTCCTGCCAGCTACGGTTTCAATGGACACATCCACTCCCTTCCACGACCGCTGGATCCAAGCTGGCGCGTGCCGCCTTGCTGGGAACGATGCGACGTGGCCGGTGCGGGCAACGTGCCCGTCTTCTTCGATAGCTGTTACCGCGTCGCATGGCCTCAGCATCCCTACGGACCTCCGGCGGACCCTTCACCGCTGGCAGTGCTGGCGGAAGGATATGCCATGTGTATTGACCGACATAGCGGCGGGATCAACATGCTGTTTATGGACTGGTCGGTCCGCAAAGTCGGCCTCAAGGAACTCTGGACGCTCAAATGGCATCCCCAATACGATACGGCCGGGCCGTGGACCAGAGCCGGCGGCGTGGAGCCGGAAGACTGGCCCGCGTGGATGCGACAGTTCAAGGACTATTGA